The following coding sequences are from one Lolium rigidum isolate FL_2022 chromosome 6, APGP_CSIRO_Lrig_0.1, whole genome shotgun sequence window:
- the LOC124660779 gene encoding ADP,ATP carrier protein ER-ANT1-like isoform X1, producing MGGAAAVVAKTGAAPVERVKLLLQNQAEMLRRGSLTRPYAGIVDAFARVLREEGAAALWRGNQANVIRYFPTQACNFAFKGYFKSLFGYDKEKDGKWKWLAGNVACGSAAGATTSSLLYHLDYARTRLATDAIESRQNKRQFRGLLDVYRKTLKTDGIPGLYRGFSVSIVGITLYRGLYFGIYDTMKPLVLVGPLEGNFLASFALGWSITTFSGACAYPFDTLRRRMMLTSLQPFKYRNAFHAVKHIVATEGFFTLFRGVGANILSGMAGAGVLSGYDQLQRLAGQHDYKFESKMKQGALK from the exons atgggcggcgcggcggccgtggTGGCCAAGACGGGGGCGGCGCCGGTGGAGCGCGTGAAGCTGCTGCTGCAGAACCAGGCGGAGATGCTGCGCCGCGGGAGCCTCACGCGCCCCTACGCGGGCATCGTCGACGCCTTCGCGCGCGTGCTccgcgaggagggcgccgccgcgctctggcgCGGGAACCAGGCCAACGTCATCCGATACTTCCCAACGCAG GCTTGTAACTTTGCGTTCAAAGGCTACTTCAAGAGTCTCTTCGGCTATGACAAGGAGAAGGACGGGAAGTGGAAATGGCTAGCTGGAAATGTAGCATGCGGCAGTGCTGCAGGAGCTACAACGTCGTCACTGCTATACCATCTGGACTATGCACGGACACGGCTAGCTACTGACGCAATTGAATCTCGACAAAACAAGCGTCAGTTCAGGGGGTTGCTAGATGTCTACAGGAAGACACTCAAAACTGATGGTATTCCTGGACTGTACCGAGGCTTCAGCGTGTCTATTgttggtatcactctataccgggGTCTCTATTTTGGCATCTATGACACCATGAAGCCCCTCGTCCTAGTAGGCCCGCTGGAG ggaaatttcctggccagtttcGCCTTGGGATGGTCAATAACTACATTCTCTGGGGCTTGCGCCTATCCATTCGACACACTCCGACGAAGAATGATGTTGACATCATTGCAACCGTTCAAATACAGGAACGCCTTCCATGCCGTAAAACACATAGTTGCCACAGAAGGGTTCTTCACGCTGTTTCGAGGGGTTGGTGCAAATATCCTCTCAGGAATGGCCGGAGCTGGAGTTCTCTCTGGGTACGACCAGCTCCAGCGGCTCGCAGGCCAGCATGACTACAAGTTCgagagcaagatgaaacaaggggCGTTGAAATGA
- the LOC124660779 gene encoding ADP,ATP carrier protein ER-ANT1-like isoform X2 yields the protein MFCRCFIIAKNENHIPFHAELPNMTLCTCIDACNFAFKGYFKSLFGYDKEKDGKWKWLAGNVACGSAAGATTSSLLYHLDYARTRLATDAIESRQNKRQFRGLLDVYRKTLKTDGIPGLYRGFSVSIVGITLYRGLYFGIYDTMKPLVLVGPLEGNFLASFALGWSITTFSGACAYPFDTLRRRMMLTSLQPFKYRNAFHAVKHIVATEGFFTLFRGVGANILSGMAGAGVLSGYDQLQRLAGQHDYKFESKMKQGALK from the exons ATGTTCTGCAGGTGCTTTATTATAGCTAAGAATGAGAACCACATTCCTTTTCATGCTGAACTACCAAACATGACCCTCTGTACATGTATTGAT GCTTGTAACTTTGCGTTCAAAGGCTACTTCAAGAGTCTCTTCGGCTATGACAAGGAGAAGGACGGGAAGTGGAAATGGCTAGCTGGAAATGTAGCATGCGGCAGTGCTGCAGGAGCTACAACGTCGTCACTGCTATACCATCTGGACTATGCACGGACACGGCTAGCTACTGACGCAATTGAATCTCGACAAAACAAGCGTCAGTTCAGGGGGTTGCTAGATGTCTACAGGAAGACACTCAAAACTGATGGTATTCCTGGACTGTACCGAGGCTTCAGCGTGTCTATTgttggtatcactctataccgggGTCTCTATTTTGGCATCTATGACACCATGAAGCCCCTCGTCCTAGTAGGCCCGCTGGAG ggaaatttcctggccagtttcGCCTTGGGATGGTCAATAACTACATTCTCTGGGGCTTGCGCCTATCCATTCGACACACTCCGACGAAGAATGATGTTGACATCATTGCAACCGTTCAAATACAGGAACGCCTTCCATGCCGTAAAACACATAGTTGCCACAGAAGGGTTCTTCACGCTGTTTCGAGGGGTTGGTGCAAATATCCTCTCAGGAATGGCCGGAGCTGGAGTTCTCTCTGGGTACGACCAGCTCCAGCGGCTCGCAGGCCAGCATGACTACAAGTTCgagagcaagatgaaacaaggggCGTTGAAATGA